The genomic segment ACTGAGTGGAAATTCGCGTTGAGGCTCCTCGGGGCCTTCTGGAGCGTACGTGCTGCAGGGCAGCTCGGCCTCGGCCGTGGGTGGAGTCGCCTGCGTCACGTCACGTGGGGCCTCACTGCTGCCCTGAGAAATGTGAATCCCGCCTGGTTCCTGGCTGAGGCAGTGCTTGTCCCCCGTCTGTCCTGATTTGATTACCTCTTGTTTATATTTGAACCAAGTACTGAGCAAGCCCGGGTGAGCCCAGCCTGCAGACAACATCCTCCCTGAGGAGGCAAGAGCAGAACTGGTCCCTTTTTGCCCCCTGGTCCGTCCTGTTTGAGCTGTTGTCGAGCAGGATGCCGGGTGTGCTTTTCTGCCCCCCTTAGACCTACACCTGCCTCGGTccgggtgggggagggagttGTCTGCTGATGGTGTCCGTACCGCAGGGAGGGGCTTGCACCACTGACTTCCCGCGGGACCCCTGAGCATGACGCCGAGCTGCTCGTGAGTGCCAGCCTTCAGTAAGGTGCCCGCCGCCTTGCTCCGagacagccccctcccctccatgcttTCTCTGCAGCCAGCCCCACGGTTTGGTTGTCGCAGGCAGCCCACCATGGGCAGAGGTGTCtgaagagaaaaactgaatttcttttgaaGGGAAATTGGAGGATCGAGAAGTTGGACAGTGAAGGGGTTTCAGCCACCTGGATCCTAGCCCAACCCTCACATCTCACAGATGGTCACTGTGCGGCCCAGAGGCTAAGTGGAAAAGAGGGGAGGCGACCTGTACGATGAAGGGCCAGTGGGATGCTGGGAGCCTGAATGACAACATCTCCGGCGGCGGGGTCCTGGTGCACCTCCCGAACCACCGGTGGAGGAAAAACCACCCCGTTGGGAACCGGGATCCTGAGTGCTCCACCCCGTTTCGACCCTGAAGTTCAAACTTATGGGTTCATCAGGTCTCTCTTGTTCCTGTCTCACCTAACTTGAGaagcttttgttatttattattttctaaaacactgttttatttacttgtaaATAACGATTGTGTTTATAGAAAGCTTTTAGCACCTGCAATTTCGTAAATAAAACCCACCTCTCCCAGGGAAGAAGCCTGCTCCGGAACCAGCACCCCTCTGTTGACTTTCATCCCGCCGTCCGGAAGTTTCTTGGGATGCCTGCCGCTCCCCTCATCAGTGCTCTCTCCCACCCTGGCTGCCCAACATCGCCATTACAACTTTTTCAAAACATCCATGGGCTGGGATTCTGCATCAGCATTCCAGACCAGAATTTTCAGAGCGCTGGGCGGGCCTTCTCCACACCCGCCAGGGCCACGCAGTGGGGTGGCCTTCCTTGTGGGGCTGGAGACAAACACTTGCCTGGATGTGGAGCAGGCGCTGGGGCCAGGGAAGTCGCTGTCCTCTGTCacaggggaggcaggggctgtgCTGGGCACTTGGTGTCTGACTTGTGGAGAGATGGGACGTGGCCTTGCTCTGTGGGGGGGGGGACGGCATGGAGAGGGACGTGCAGTTAGGAGGGAGGGCTTGCCTTGGGTCTGTAACACCGCGGTCTGTCTCTTTGGTTATCCCAAGTTACTTGGTAAGTGGTGATTCTGAGGTCGCAAAGCCACCTTAATCCCCCCCTTTCCATCCCCACCTTTATTGCTTAAAAAGATGAGTGATTTTAATGCTCGCGTGATGTAGTGGGAGGAATAGCCAGCCCTGTGTTCCCTTGCCAGGAAGTACGCTTCCTGCTCAGTTGTTGCAGGTTAATAATAAAACACTCGTCCTGGTAAATCATTCTTGGAATACAGCTTTGGACTCAAAGCTATAGACAGTCCAGAATGGGATTTTTTACTTTCTCAGGATGCTTAGGGCTTTTTaggatgtgatttttaaaaaacatgaatttgtCTCATTGGAGTCTTAAGTTGGCCCTTGTGATGTAACAGAAAATACGTACCTGCATCTAATAGTGTTAcatgttaattatatatttattttttaatttttttgaagattttatttgtaagtaatctttacacccaacacgAAGTGTGAACtcaacaaccccgagatcaagagttgcacacacTGACTGAGCCCCTAGGTGTTCCAGTTACATCTGCTTAAAAAAATGTTCGTATGTgatctttttcccttcttcttggcacagagctccaaaaacccttggaatttcttgaGTGATACTAGTGGGTTATTGATCAAGAGCCCCTTTTGTGAGGGGCCCCTTTGGAACACGGTGTCTGGTAGTGAGGTgacttggggggtggggtaagaGGGCGGACACCCCCCTcaaggggtgggaggggctggagatgggTTAGAAAACCTTCACACAGCAAGGGTCAGGTGCGTTGAACGAGCCGCCTTCCTGAGCCGGTCCTGCGGGGCTTCCCCAGTGGGCTCTTCCTGAGTGTATTCTGCCTGGTAACGGGTAGGTGGACGTGAAGTGCCCTCCTGAGTTCTGTGGCTCGTCCTGGGGAGTTCCCGCACCGGCCAGGTGTCGTAGGGCCCCTGCCGGGTGGTCTGCGGGTGGTCTGCGGCGGGAGCGTGGGGGGCCCGGACAGCCCGCGCAGCTGCTCAGAGCCGCCGTGCGCTGGGACTGCGTGTGCGGAGCCGCTCGGGCTTGGGTGccggtgggactgagcccctgcACGACGCCCCCCCATTGCGTGTCACAAGTGGAGCCAGGCCCGGTGTCGGTGACAGGTGGAGCCTAGGAGGGTGGAACCGTGCCGAGCTGGCCTCCTGGCTGGCCCAGTGGCCCCGGACTCCGTGCCAGAGCTTTCAGCATGATGCCTCGGGGTCGGGTGGCACCggaggtggtgggaggtggtGGAGAGCCGGGCGCCGTGTCGGGGACGCTGGGTGTGGGACGCCTGAGGTCCCTGCAGCCGGGCCTCCTCGTGCGGGCCGGGCCAGCGTGAAGCACTGGAGACGCTCAGGAGAGAAGCCTTGTGCTAACCAGAGAGCTTGTGTGATCGTTTTGTCAGCTGACTGGGAGGCTGAGGGAAGCTGAGTGGCAGGGTCTTCGATTTGCTTTTTTCTGATGGTGACCTATGCAGGCAACAACCGAGGGCAGGTCAGGACTCCGAAGAGATGCCCGCTTGGCGTGCTGGGAAGCTGGAGGCCTGCTGGTGCTTCGGCCCACGTGGTGGAGCGGAGCGGGGGCTCCGTCGCTGCTGCCCGCACGGTGTTGGAGATCGCACGGTGCTGTGCGGGGCCGTGCTGGTGTCAGCAGAGGGGCAGTTCTGGGTCACGAGAGTTGTAAGACAGTTAGCTACGAACCTGGCTCATTGCGTGTCTCTGGTCTCTGCATTTCTGTCCGTATAGGCCGCCTTCCCCCTGCCCGTCCCGCTGTAGGCCACCAGAGTGGCCTCTAACAGATGGTGCTGGAATACATAGACCTGTGACACAAAACAGAAACTGTCTGTCTTGTGCTCGGAAACAGACTTGCACACGTCGCCAGCTTGATTACTGACAGGAAGTGCACGGCACGGGGGGGCAAGGGCAGTCCGGTCAGTGAGCGCGGGCAGCTGGCTGTCGGCAGGGAAAACCTCACCCGTTTGGGACCACGTGCACAGACTGAACCCAGGCTCATTAAACCCAGATCTGCGTGAGGGTCCCCACCAGACAGGTCTCCATGGCCACAgagtaggaagaaatagaaactgtgAATTAAAATCGAAGCCTTCTATTAGAACATGACCTTAAAcctgaaaaggcaagccacagggAAAGTTACTTGCAGCATGTTCAGACGAAGAAAGGCTTGTGTCTTGAATATTGAACTCCTACAGAAAGAGTAAGAGATTTTTGAACagctaatttattatttctttcagagagtgcgtggaggggcagagcgagagagagaatctcagggagactctccgctgagcatggagcctgacgcagggctcgatctaaggaccctgagattatgacctgagcccaaaccaagagtggacgctcaaccgactgagccacccaggcgccccttgaacagCTAATGTAAAAAGATGCTGTCCAAATGGCCAGTAAACATAGGAAAAGATGGCCAGTTCCATTGGAAATCAGAGAAACGTAAAATAAACCACACAAGACACCGtcacagaatggctaaatttaaagACTGGTTTATTGGGAGGACCACACCTTGGTTCAGCTGTGTCAGAGGGCAGGCCTTTCCTAATACCACTGCATCTACACGTGCGACTACTTTTGGCTGCAGTCCTGCTCCTGGGTCTGTTGACAGAAACGAGAGTGTGGCCACCATGAAACATGAGCAGTTACgggggcgccggggtggcccACTTGGccaggcgtctgactcttggtttcagctcaggtcatggtcacggTCCCTCCGGGTGCACGCGGTCTCTGCCTTGCAAGTAAGTCAGCCTTAACAAAACCTCTAGCAGTCGGAAGCACCAGCGGTTGCTGCCACGAACCTAACGGACGGACAGCTGGAGGCGGAGCCGTCGGTGCGTGCTGGCCGCGGCCCCAACACGTGGTGTGCTCGTCCACGAGCACTTGGCGGGCCCCCGAGTCCAGCCCCATCGGGCGTTGCGGTtgggtcccccccgcccccagctgtgCCAGGCCCGCTGCTGGCAGGGCGCTCGGGATGTCTGCGTGTAGGGGCGCATCCACCCTTCGGGACGGGCCAGGACTGCTCCTGAGCCTCCCACCCGTCGGCCTCCCCAGTGGACCGCTGCTCCCCAACCAGTCCTTGCCGGGCCCCTGACTGGGGTGCTGacgtgtgtgtgaggggggtccCTCCTAGCAAGCAGGCTTCCGCCGTGCAGCACGGCGCGCCCAGGGCAGTGTTGAGGTCGGGCGGTGGGCGAGCCAGAGAGCAGCCTCGCCGAAGACGCTGGCTTCACTTGGGGGGCGTGGTGGTGGGTCGGGGGCGGTAGGTGCTAGGTTCTATTTTGGTAAGCAGATGATCTGGTGCCAAGACAGCTCTCTGAATCCACAAAATCTGGGTAGAAGCAGTTTGGGATGGATAGCAATTGTCAATTTTTAGTTCAGGCAAGAAGGCTGACTTCTTCTGTGAAGATGTGGCTAATTGAATACGTGGGGGATGGCTTGTTCCGGTCAGTCATGATCGGTGAGAAATTACCTTTGTTCTAGGCAGAGTATGTTCATCTGGCTTCGGAGGGAAGTAAATACAGAATAGCAGAGACGAGTTTCGTGGGGCCCTCAGGATCAGAATGTGACACTGGTGTGGAAATAAGTAGATAAGAGATAGtacaaacctttaaaaaaacttaaatctCTTAAGCTCTTGTTGAAGCcctttttcttctagaagttgaGTGGGAGAAAAGCATTGCGGTCTGTTGGACTCTGCTGGCCCAGCAGGTTACCAGGCACCTGTCTGGTGTCCAGGAATGGCAGGAGACCCGCAGAGGAGTGTCTGGGTGCCAGGGGCCGGCCTCGGGTCCCTGGGAGGGTGAGGCCAGGCCAGCCACTGGGATGCACCTGCCGGAGATGGGCGCCAGGGGTGTGTTTTGGCAAGTTTCAAGGAGTCGGCCTGTTGTGTGTCCCCGGCGCTTCTTAGACATGGAAGGGTGGGCTGGTTGTCTGTCAGGACTAGGCTCCGCAGTGGGCAGAAAATCCCAACTGTGCCCTTCTGTGTCTCTCCATCAGGTTCCTGGGTGGAATTGCACTTCAGCAATAACGGGAACGGGAGCAGCGTTCCAGCCTCTGTTTCTATTTATAACGGTGACCTGGAAAAAATACTGCTGGATGCCCAGCATGAGTCTGGACGGAGTAGCTCGAAGAGCTCTCACTGTGACAGGTGGGTAAATAAGCACGTCTGTTCCGGTGCTGGTTCATCCTGCGTGCGGGCCAAATCCCAGAGtgccccccccgctccccccggTTCGCGGGAGCCTGGCCCTccggtgggagggagggggcctggTGTGTGGAGGGCCCGCGGTAAAGCCGGTGGGGACGTGGCGCGCAGCCAGTCCCCGTGCCTCTGCCCGGCGCGTCCTGGCGAGCTGCAGACGGCGCGGCTGAGTCAGAAAGCAAAGGTCAGGTGCCCTCGGGCTGGGCCTCGGAGCTCAGAGCCGGAGAGAAGGGCCTGCCGAGTCCACCCCCCGGGACTGGCTCCCCTCCGCCCGCCAGGCTGGGCCAAAGGGGAGCAGGGATGGTGGAGGGGAGACGTGGGTGCTGGCGCCCGTGCTTCCTCTCTGAGGAGCCGGTCCCGGGCCCGGGGGGGCTTCGCTTCTCACGACAGAAAGCATGTTAACATCCCGTGATTTCTGGCATTCCCTCCTGTGTGCCTTCCAGCCCACCTCGCTCACAGACGCCGCAAGACACGACCCGAGCTTCGGAAATAGACACGCACAGCATCGGAGAGAAGAACAGCTCTCAGGTGGGCTGGGCAGGTGCCGGGCTGCCGGCACGGGGAGCGTGGCCGGTGGGACCGAGGAGGGAAAAGTGTGTTTTTTGTACGGGGCTCTCTTGGCTTTTTCTAAAGCCGTGGGGTGGGGGCATCCCCCCCGCAGGCCTCACGGAG from the Halichoerus grypus chromosome 7, mHalGry1.hap1.1, whole genome shotgun sequence genome contains:
- the BNIP3 gene encoding BCL2/adenovirus E1B 19 kDa protein-interacting protein 3 isoform X1 — its product is MVTVPPGARGLCLASKSALTKPLAVGSTSGCCHEPNGRTAGGGAVGSWVELHFSNNGNGSSVPASVSIYNGDLEKILLDAQHESGRSSSKSSHCDSPPRSQTPQDTTRASEIDTHSIGEKNSSQSEEDYIERRKEVESILKKNSDWIWDWSSRPENIPPKELLFKHPKRTATLSMRNTSVMKKGGIFSAEFLKVFLPSLLLSHLLAIGLGIYIGRRLTTSTSTF